In Deltaproteobacteria bacterium, the sequence CGGTGGTCGCGTCGACCACCGGCGCGATGCGGGCGACCTTGCCCAGGCCCTGGCGACCGACCGCGGCCTTGCCGACGATCTGCGCGGGCTGGCCCACGTCGATGCGGTCGAGCTCGCGCTCGGGCACGTAGACCCTCGCGACCAAGGAGTCGAAATCGACGATGGTCGCGATCTGGGCGCCCGAGGTGACGAAGCCACCCTCGCTGACGCTGCGCTGGGTGACGGTGCCGCCGAGCGGCGCGAGGATCTTGGTGTTGCGAACGTCGCGCTTGCGATCGGACACGTCGATGAGCGCGGTGCGGTAGGCCAGCTTGGCAGCATCGAGCTCCTGCTTGCTCGCCACCTTCTGCGCGAACAGGGCCTCGACGGTCTCGAGGTCGGCCTTGGCCTTGTCGAGCGAGGTCGAGGCGCGATCGAGGCCGCTGGCCTGCAGGTCCGAGCGGATGCGGCCGAGCAGCTTGCCGACCGTGACGACGTCGCCCTCCTCGAAGGCGAGATCGACCAGACGCCCGGTCGACTCTGCGTGCACCGTGACCATGCGCTCGGCCTCGATCGTCGAGGCCGCGGTCAGCTCGGCGTCGATCGGGCCGGCGACGACCTTGGTCACGACCACCGCGGCCGCGCGCTCGCCGGGCTCGGCGTCGGCCGCCTTCGCATCACCGGCGAGCGAGCCCGGTGGGCCACCGCAGCCGGCAACCAGCAGGGACAGCGCGAACGTGGAGATCGCGAGCGGGGACACGAAGGGGCGCATGACGAGGACCAAGGGGGGAAGCCGGCCTGTCGGAGCAATCGCGGAAGCGTCTAGCACCGATTCCGCCGAAGGCCGGCTCGAGGCCAGATGGTACCGCGCCGCCCCGCACTAGACCCCGCCGCCCGCGCCGAGGTTGCGGCCGTTCGATGAAGTTTCGTGAAGTTCCACTGCACGCTCGCGCAGCTGGCGCGAGCGCACGACCGCTCGCGCACAGGTCGGCCGCTCACTTGCGGGTGACCGCGACCCGAAGGTGCAGTCGGTCCAGGAGTGTGCCGAGCTCGAAGAGGTTCCGGAGCGAGTCCTCGATGCTGTCGACCGCATCGCGCCCGACCTTCTCGAGGCTCCTCTCGTCCCCCTCGCCTGTGAGGAACGCCTCGACCATCGCAAGCGCTGCATCGTGTACCGCCTCGCGCTGCGCCGGGCTCAGCGCTGCAACGTTCGGCGACGCCACAGTACCGTCGAAGCCGACGAATTCCTGCACGCACCCGTCGACGGCGCGCTGGCCCAGGCTCTGCGGGCGGTCCTCGACCGGCAACGTCGCACAGGCAAACGCGAACACGCGCCCGCCGGTGAACCGTTGCGCGAGCCATTCCGCGGTGAGTAGTGCGCTACCCCGCGTAGGCCCCAGACCCATCGGACCGCCATGCCCGAAGATGACCGCGGTCCGCCCGATGCCATCCTCGAACGAGGTGACATCATCTTTGGTGAGACGAACGCGAGGCGGTGCGCGCTCCGCAAGTCGCTCGGCCAAGCGTGCAGCGGCCTCGGTCGCGTCGTCGCCGACCAGCGTCACGAGCACGAAGTCGCCAGTCACGGCTTCGGCCTGCGAGTCGCCTTCTCCAGCATGTTCACGACCGTGCGCGTGACTTGGGCGACGTACTGCTGGGCGAGCGCCTGGTCGCCGTCGAGCGAGGCACGAAGCTGGGCGGCCGACACCGGATTGCCGTCCGCGTCGTGGAACACGACCTGCTCGGGGCCGATCTCGTGGGTCTCGTCGACCAGCTGGCGCAGTGCGTCGAACACGGGGCCCGGCTCGTAGAAGTGCGTCTGCGCGAGGCTCCTCGGCCTCTTCTCGATGCGCGTGTAGCCCTCGGCGTCGAGGGAGACGTCGAAGTACTCTGGCGCGATCGCGAAGCTGTGCTGGTGGGTCTCGATCCAGAGTTGATCGAAACGCGCACGGCCCTCGGAGCCCGAACCATCCTCGACGCTGCGCTCGAGGAAGCGTGCGAGCTCGAGTTGGGTCGAGCTGTGCAGGTGGGCTTCCGGTTCCTGCAGCATCACGATGGGTGCGCCCCGCAGGCACATCCGGGTGATGAGCGCGACGATCTGCTGCTCGCCGGTGCCGAGCTGCGTGAGCGGGATGTCCTTGTGGTGCGGCGTGCTGACGAGGAAACG encodes:
- a CDS encoding efflux RND transporter periplasmic adaptor subunit, whose amino-acid sequence is MSPLAISTFALSLLVAGCGGPPGSLAGDAKAADAEPGERAAAVVVTKVVAGPIDAELTAASTIEAERMVTVHAESTGRLVDLAFEEGDVVTVGKLLGRIRSDLQASGLDRASTSLDKAKADLETVEALFAQKVASKQELDAAKLAYRTALIDVSDRKRDVRNTKILAPLGGTVTQRSVSEGGFVTSGAQIATIVDFDSLVARVYVPERELDRIDVGQPAQIVGKAAVGRQGLGKVARIAPVVDATTGTVKVTVALPRELAGSKGFLPGMYAEVKLTTESKSHATLVPKQALVRDDDETYVFVIDDADDGLRARRTRVELGLVDGLRAEITRGVEVGAEIVLSGHAGLKDGALVQRDATEAARPAATDGGKLP